Proteins encoded in a region of the Quercus lobata isolate SW786 chromosome 8, ValleyOak3.0 Primary Assembly, whole genome shotgun sequence genome:
- the LOC115958569 gene encoding cytochrome P450 82G1-like gives MEFCYHILTILGPFTLIVIFIALNNKSNTKRGYTKCIEIPQPSGALPIIGHLHLLGGQEPMAKILGAIADKYGPFFSLKMGIHRMLVVSSWEMVKEFLATHDKTFATRASIAVGKHLFYNNAIFALAPYGQYWRDVRKMATLELLSSHRLEKLKHVRFSEVESLIKNLHLLCTNNKVVTLSELFDHMTFNISLRIIVGKRFSTTTYGEEKSEACRFRSAIKEALYLSGVFILSDAFPHLEWMDHRGHMSSMKRTAKELDSVLEIWLAEHLQKRLEQKSDGESDFMDVMLSSFPEDVEISGHTRDTIVKATALILLLTGAGSTSTTLTWAISLLLNHPSVLKAAQEELDMHVGKDKWVEESDIKNLKYLHAIVKETLRLYPPGPLTGIREAMEDCTVGGYFVPKGTRLLVNIWKLQRDPRVWSNPSEFQPERFMTTHANIDVRGQNFEYIPFSSGRRSCPGITFGLQVVHLALARVLQGFDITTMASVKVDMHEGPGIALPRVNPLEVVLKPRLPMESY, from the exons ATGGAGTTTTGTTATCATATCCTAACTATTTTAGGGCCTTTTACTTTGATAGTAATCTTTATTGCCTTAAACAACAAATCAAATACCAAGAGGGGTTACACCAAATGCATTGAAATCCCTCAACCCTCTGGGGCATTACCAATCATTGGCCACCTTCATCTTCTAGGAGGCCAAGAGCCAATGGCCAAAATTCTTGGAGCCATTGCCGACAAATATGGCCCATTCTTCTCACTCAAAATGGGTATCCATCGAATGTTGGTGGTGAGTAGTTGGGAGATGGTAAAGGAATTCCTAGCTACCCATGACAAAACTTTTGCTACAAGGGCCAGCATAGCAGTTGGAAAACACTTGTTTTACAACAATGCTATATTTGCACTTGCTCCTTATGGTCAATATTGGCGTGATGTGAGAAAGATGGCCACTCTTGAGCTTCTCTCGAGCCATAGGCTTGAAAAGCTCAAGCATGTTCGATTCTCAGAAGTGGAGTCTTTGATCAAAAACTTGCACTTGCTTTGTACAAACAACAAGGTGGTGACTCTTAGTGAGTTGTTCGACCACATGACCTTCAATATCAGCCTTCGGATAATTGTTGGTAAGCGATTTTCTACCACCACATATGGTGAAGAAAAGAGTGAGGCATGCCGTTTCCGAAGTGCCATAAAAGAGGCTCTTTATCTTAGTGGCGTGTTTATCTTGTCCGATGCTTTTCCACATCTTGAATGGATGGACCATAGAGGTCATATGAGTTCCATGAAGAGGACTGCTAAGGAACTTGACTCGGTGCTTGAGATTTGGCTTGCTGAACATCTTCAGAAACGACTAGAGCAGAAGAGTGATGGTGAAAGCGATTTCATGGACGTGATGCTATCAAGCTTTCCGGAGGATGTTGAGATTTCGGGGCACACCCGCGACACTATTGTCAAGGCAACAGCACTG ATTCTCCTCCTTACAGGAGCAGGAAGCACATCTACTACACTAACATGGGCAATCTCCTTGCTTTTAAACCACCCAAGTGTGCTAAAGGCTGCCCAAGAAGAGCTAGACATGCACGTAGGGAAAgataaatgggtggaagaatcTGATATCAAGAACTTAAAATACCTCCATGCCATAGTTAAGGAAACCTTACGTTTGTATCCACCGGGTCCCCTCACAGGAATACGTGAGGCCATGGAAGATTGTACTGTTGGTGGCTATTTTGTTCCAAAGGGCACTCGTTTGCTCGTTAACATATGGAAGCTGCAACGAGACCCACGTGTGTGGTCGAACCCATCTGAATTCCAACCAGAGAGATTCATGACAACTCATGCAAACATTGATGTTAGGGGTCAAAATTTTGAGTATATTCCATTCAGTTCTGGTAGAAGGTCATGCCCTGGAATCACATTTGGCTTGCAAGTGGTTCACTTGGCACTAGCTCGTGTGCTTCAAGGATTTGATATCACAACCATGGCAAGTGTGAAGGTGGACATGCATGAAGGACCAGGAATTGCCTTACCTAGGGTCAATCCACTTGAAGTTGTACTTAAGCCTCGCCTTCCCATGGAGAGTTATTAA